In Xanthomonas sp. SI, the following are encoded in one genomic region:
- a CDS encoding methyl-accepting chemotaxis protein: MKIMHMLAILVLVAVLALLALGGVGYSAQQGLLGAVAAQVTSSDALRNHMQADMMHDALRGDVTTALLAASRQDDAGIKDARASLAEHAAEFRQAVADNRKLPLDPALRRELDTVAPALQGYIDAASQVVSLVEKGADSAAAYAAFTEKFEQLETRMGSISDRIAALNEANRSAAEQYSRRVTWQQSAAVVLAILCLGLAAGWILRSVSRLLGGEPRVAMAAAQHIAAGRLDQPIPVAAKHANSLMAALARMQRELRERIERERSVAAENLRIRTALDNASTGMYIADPDLTIVYANGALQKLLHTYADDIHACAPAFQRSSPLLGQPVSLLEVGNSQDAEIYQQLDRQGVAQREVRYRDACIAQEISAIRNEVGAHVGFVCEWRDRTAEAKVEVDVAEVVRSAAAGDLSKRIDSDGKQGFFLLLAQQLNGLLDANSVSIAEVSRLLSALADGDLSARMRGEFHGVFATMRDDANATAERLAGIVGRIQQAAGNINTAASEIAAGNDDLSRRTEQQAASLEETAASMEELTSTVKQNAEHARQANQLAVGAASVASQGGAVVSQVVTTMSGIETSSKKIADIISVIDGIAFQTNILALNAAVEAARAGEQGRGFAVVASEVRTLAQRSAGAAKEIKGLIDESVTRVAEGSALVDQAGRTMQEIVSSVQRVTDIMGEISAASQEQSSGIEQVNQTITQMDEATQQNAALVEEATAAARAMEEQAGQLSEVVAIFRLDGSATGAALPSRPVAAAQTQAKRPQPASGARKPAIRAIPGSRAAANTAAETDWQEF, encoded by the coding sequence ATGAAGATCATGCACATGCTCGCGATCCTGGTGCTGGTGGCGGTGCTCGCCCTGCTGGCGCTGGGCGGCGTCGGCTACAGCGCCCAGCAAGGATTGCTCGGCGCGGTCGCCGCGCAGGTCACCTCGTCCGATGCGCTGCGCAACCACATGCAGGCGGACATGATGCACGACGCCTTGCGCGGCGACGTCACCACCGCGCTGCTGGCCGCCTCGCGCCAGGACGATGCCGGGATCAAGGACGCACGCGCCTCGCTGGCCGAGCACGCCGCGGAATTCCGCCAGGCCGTGGCCGACAACCGCAAGCTGCCGCTGGATCCGGCCCTGCGTCGCGAACTGGATACGGTCGCGCCGGCGCTGCAGGGCTACATCGACGCCGCGAGCCAGGTCGTGAGCCTGGTCGAAAAGGGTGCGGACAGCGCCGCCGCCTACGCCGCCTTCACCGAGAAGTTCGAGCAGCTCGAAACCCGCATGGGTTCGATCAGCGACCGCATCGCGGCACTGAACGAGGCCAATCGCAGCGCGGCCGAGCAGTACAGCCGCCGCGTAACCTGGCAACAGTCCGCTGCGGTGGTGCTGGCGATTCTGTGCCTGGGACTGGCCGCCGGCTGGATCCTGCGCTCGGTCTCGCGCCTGCTCGGCGGCGAGCCGCGCGTGGCGATGGCCGCCGCCCAGCACATCGCGGCGGGCCGCCTGGACCAGCCGATCCCGGTCGCCGCCAAGCACGCGAACAGCCTGATGGCCGCGCTGGCGCGGATGCAGCGCGAACTGCGCGAGCGCATCGAACGCGAGCGCAGCGTCGCCGCCGAGAACCTGCGCATCCGCACCGCGCTGGACAACGCCTCGACCGGCATGTACATCGCCGATCCCGACCTGACCATCGTCTATGCCAACGGCGCGCTGCAGAAACTGCTGCACACCTACGCCGACGACATCCACGCCTGCGCGCCGGCCTTCCAGCGTTCCAGCCCCCTGCTCGGCCAGCCGGTGTCGTTGCTGGAAGTGGGCAACTCGCAGGACGCGGAGATCTACCAGCAGCTCGACCGCCAAGGCGTCGCGCAGCGCGAGGTGCGCTATCGCGATGCCTGCATCGCGCAGGAGATCTCCGCGATCCGCAACGAGGTCGGCGCCCACGTCGGTTTCGTCTGCGAATGGCGTGATCGCACCGCCGAGGCCAAGGTCGAAGTGGACGTGGCCGAGGTGGTGCGCAGCGCCGCCGCCGGCGATCTGTCCAAGCGTATCGACAGCGACGGCAAGCAGGGCTTCTTCCTGTTGCTGGCGCAGCAGCTCAACGGCCTGCTCGACGCTAATTCGGTCAGCATCGCCGAAGTGTCGCGCCTGCTCAGCGCATTGGCCGACGGCGACCTGAGTGCGCGCATGCGCGGCGAGTTCCACGGCGTGTTCGCGACCATGCGCGACGATGCCAACGCCACCGCCGAACGGCTGGCCGGCATCGTCGGCCGCATCCAGCAGGCCGCCGGCAACATCAATACCGCCGCCAGCGAGATCGCCGCCGGCAACGACGATCTGTCGCGGCGCACCGAGCAGCAGGCCGCCAGCCTGGAAGAAACCGCCGCTTCGATGGAAGAGCTGACTTCCACGGTCAAGCAGAATGCAGAGCACGCGCGCCAGGCCAACCAGCTCGCGGTCGGCGCCGCGTCCGTCGCCTCGCAGGGCGGCGCCGTGGTCAGCCAGGTAGTGACCACGATGAGCGGCATCGAGACTTCCTCCAAGAAGATCGCCGACATCATCAGCGTCATCGACGGCATCGCCTTCCAGACCAACATCCTGGCGCTCAACGCGGCGGTGGAAGCGGCGCGCGCCGGCGAACAGGGCCGCGGCTTCGCTGTGGTCGCCAGCGAAGTGCGTACCCTCGCCCAGCGCTCGGCCGGTGCGGCGAAGGAGATCAAGGGCCTGATCGACGAGTCGGTGACCCGCGTCGCCGAAGGCTCGGCGCTGGTCGACCAAGCCGGCCGCACCATGCAGGAGATCGTGTCCTCGGTGCAGCGCGTCACCGACATCATGGGCGAGATCTCCGCCGCTTCGCAGGAACAGTCGTCCGGGATCGAGCAGGTCAACCAGACCATCACCCAGATGGACGAGGCCACCCAGCAGAACGCCGCGCTGGTCGAGGAAGCCACCGCCGCGGCGCGCGCGATGGAAGAACAGGCCGGCCAGCTCAGCGAGGTCGTCGCGATCTTCAGGCTCGACGGCAGCGCGACGGGCGCGGCGCTACCGAGCCGACCCGTGGCTGCGGCGCAGACGCAGGCAAAGCGGCCCCAGCCGGCGAGTGGCGCGCGCAAGCCAGCCATTCGCGCGATCCCCGGCAGTCGGGCCGCCGCCAATACCGCGGCCGAGACGGATTGGCAGGAGTTCTGA
- a CDS encoding transporter, with translation MKPIVLASCLTLFGIASLAHAEEEPIATDRPDFVESSLTVGDHRLQVETSVAWERDDGVDGYATPTLFRYGLGPTWELRLETDGWQHNDVPGGDGDISGFADVSLGVKHHLASSDDGGASLAWLLHVDLPSGARRLRGNGARPSFRLVAEWELSDSLSAGVMPGVIWDENEDGHRYAAGIFGVVLGKSWTERSRSFVELALPQIAKSDDGGTVALLDVGSAWLLSNDVQLDVAYSYGLNERSPDHALGAGLSFRF, from the coding sequence ATGAAGCCTATCGTTCTTGCCAGCTGCCTGACCTTGTTCGGCATCGCCAGCCTTGCGCACGCCGAAGAGGAGCCGATCGCCACCGATCGCCCCGACTTCGTCGAATCCAGCCTGACCGTCGGCGACCACCGTCTGCAGGTGGAAACCAGCGTCGCCTGGGAACGCGACGACGGCGTCGACGGCTATGCCACGCCCACCCTGTTCCGCTACGGCCTCGGCCCGACCTGGGAACTGCGCCTGGAAACCGACGGCTGGCAGCACAACGACGTGCCCGGCGGCGATGGCGATATCTCCGGCTTCGCCGACGTCTCGCTCGGGGTCAAGCATCATCTTGCCTCTTCCGACGACGGCGGCGCCTCGCTGGCGTGGCTGCTGCACGTGGACCTGCCCAGCGGCGCGCGCCGCCTGCGCGGCAACGGCGCGCGGCCCTCGTTCCGTCTGGTCGCCGAATGGGAGCTCAGCGACAGCCTCTCCGCCGGGGTGATGCCGGGCGTGATCTGGGACGAGAACGAGGACGGCCACCGCTACGCGGCCGGCATCTTCGGCGTGGTGCTCGGCAAGTCGTGGACCGAACGCAGCCGTTCGTTCGTCGAACTGGCGCTGCCGCAGATCGCCAAAAGCGACGACGGCGGCACCGTCGCCCTGCTCGACGTCGGCTCGGCCTGGCTGCTGAGCAACGACGTGCAACTGGATGTGGCCTACAGCTACGGCCTCAACGAGCGTTCGCCGGATCACGCGCTCGGCGCCGGTTTGTCCTTCCGCTTCTGA
- a CDS encoding methyl-accepting chemotaxis protein, which produces MSQTPAPRFTSVATRLMLGVAAIALLCFGVTAAIIYVRSSDALLASAKAGMTDAAHLEAQRVSSDIGAAFVSNQVFANSLLAQRNQDGKVRETFSDIVLRELRQHPDWTGLGTLWEPQAFDGKDSAYANAEGHDASGRYMVYWAWQGDKQVREPLRDYEVPGSGDWYLKARQQRRPTVVEPYVYEIGGNKVLMTTLTTPVLEDGKFLGVVTTDFGLAKLQERLSKLRPLGAGRVRLLSPGGAIIADRDAAKVGKKLDDPATRALLAAIAKGESVTREVADAQTGATDIEVYVPLQIGQAQERFALGVAVPRALLMAQARSLLWTIVAVGLCAALLLSAGLYILLRRLVVTPLANAVDASGAVAAGRLDSRIHYQRNDELGRLFGSLQRMQEQLRAVLDAQKEMAQRHDAGQISFRMDESAFPGDYGRMVRDSNALAASHIAVKLRLTQIMGRYAIGDLSEDMDRLPGEKAVLTATMDTVKQNLTAMNREINQLASAAAAGDFSVRGNADSFQYDFRAMVDSLNQLMATADGNLEALSTLLQAIAAGDLSARMHGEFNGVFARMRDDANATAEQLAGIVGRIQTAALSINSASSEIAAGNDDLSRRTEQQAASLEETAASMEELTSTVKQNAEHARQANQLAVGAAAVASQGGDVVSQVVTTMNGIETSSKKIADIISVIDGIAFQTNILALNAAVEAARAGEQGRGFAVVASEVRTLAQRSASAAKEIKGLIDDSVTRVADGSVLVDRAGQTMQEIVSSVQRVTDIMGEISAASQEQYAGIEQVNQTVTQMDEATQQNAALVEEATAAARAMEEQAGQLTQAVAVFKLDNAAVSTPVVARPSLAVAAPRAKAKNEPTKRSNVPIRALPGKPASANDTQWHEF; this is translated from the coding sequence ATGAGCCAGACTCCAGCCCCCCGCTTCACCAGCGTCGCCACCCGCCTGATGCTCGGCGTGGCCGCGATCGCCCTGCTGTGTTTCGGCGTGACCGCCGCGATCATCTACGTGCGCAGCAGCGATGCGCTGCTCGCCTCGGCGAAAGCGGGCATGACCGATGCCGCCCACCTGGAAGCGCAACGTGTTTCCAGCGACATCGGCGCGGCCTTCGTGTCCAACCAGGTCTTCGCCAACAGCCTGCTGGCGCAGCGCAACCAGGACGGCAAGGTGCGCGAGACGTTCAGCGATATCGTGCTGCGCGAATTGCGCCAGCATCCGGACTGGACCGGCCTGGGCACGCTGTGGGAGCCGCAGGCGTTCGACGGCAAGGACAGCGCCTATGCCAACGCCGAGGGCCACGACGCCAGCGGCCGCTACATGGTGTATTGGGCCTGGCAGGGCGACAAGCAGGTGCGCGAGCCGCTGCGCGACTACGAGGTGCCCGGCTCCGGCGACTGGTACCTGAAAGCGCGCCAGCAGCGCCGCCCGACCGTGGTGGAACCCTACGTGTACGAGATCGGCGGCAACAAGGTGCTGATGACCACGCTGACCACGCCGGTGCTCGAGGACGGCAAGTTCCTGGGCGTGGTGACCACCGACTTCGGCCTGGCCAAGCTGCAGGAACGCCTGTCCAAGCTGCGCCCGCTCGGCGCGGGCCGCGTGCGCCTGCTGTCGCCCGGCGGCGCGATCATCGCCGATCGCGACGCGGCCAAGGTCGGCAAGAAGCTGGACGATCCGGCCACGCGCGCCCTGCTGGCCGCCATCGCCAAGGGCGAGAGCGTGACCCGCGAAGTCGCCGATGCGCAGACCGGAGCCACCGACATCGAAGTGTACGTACCGCTGCAGATCGGCCAGGCACAGGAGCGTTTCGCGCTGGGCGTGGCGGTGCCGCGCGCGCTGCTGATGGCTCAGGCGCGCTCGCTGCTGTGGACCATCGTCGCGGTCGGCCTGTGCGCGGCGCTGCTGCTCAGCGCCGGTCTCTACATCCTGCTGCGGCGCCTGGTGGTCACCCCGCTGGCAAATGCCGTCGACGCGTCCGGCGCCGTCGCCGCCGGGCGCCTGGACAGCCGCATCCACTACCAGCGCAACGACGAACTGGGCCGCTTGTTCGGTTCGTTGCAGCGCATGCAGGAACAACTGCGCGCCGTGCTCGATGCGCAGAAGGAAATGGCGCAGCGCCACGACGCCGGCCAGATCAGCTTCCGCATGGACGAGAGCGCCTTCCCCGGCGACTACGGGCGCATGGTCCGCGACAGCAACGCGCTGGCCGCTTCGCACATCGCGGTGAAGCTGCGCCTGACACAAATCATGGGCCGCTACGCGATCGGCGACCTCAGCGAGGACATGGACCGCCTGCCAGGCGAAAAAGCCGTGCTGACCGCGACCATGGACACGGTCAAGCAGAACCTGACCGCGATGAACCGCGAGATCAACCAGCTCGCCTCCGCCGCCGCCGCGGGCGACTTCAGCGTGCGTGGCAACGCCGACAGTTTCCAGTACGACTTCCGCGCCATGGTCGACAGCCTCAACCAGCTGATGGCCACCGCCGACGGCAACCTGGAAGCGCTGTCCACGCTGCTGCAGGCCATCGCCGCCGGCGACCTGAGCGCGCGCATGCACGGCGAGTTCAATGGCGTGTTCGCCAGGATGCGCGACGACGCCAACGCCACCGCCGAACAGCTGGCCGGCATCGTCGGCCGCATCCAGACCGCCGCATTGAGCATCAACAGCGCCTCCAGCGAGATCGCCGCCGGCAACGACGACCTGTCGCGGCGCACCGAGCAGCAAGCCGCCAGCCTGGAAGAAACCGCCGCCTCGATGGAAGAGCTGACCTCCACGGTCAAGCAGAATGCCGAACACGCACGCCAGGCCAATCAACTCGCCGTCGGCGCGGCCGCGGTCGCCTCGCAGGGCGGCGACGTGGTCAGCCAGGTCGTCACCACGATGAACGGCATCGAGACCTCGTCGAAGAAGATCGCCGATATCATTTCGGTGATCGACGGCATCGCCTTCCAGACCAATATCCTCGCGTTGAATGCGGCGGTGGAAGCGGCGCGCGCCGGCGAGCAAGGCCGCGGTTTCGCGGTGGTCGCCAGCGAGGTGCGCACCCTCGCCCAGCGCTCGGCGAGCGCGGCCAAGGAGATCAAGGGCCTGATCGACGACTCGGTGACCCGCGTCGCCGACGGCTCGGTGCTGGTCGATCGCGCCGGGCAGACGATGCAGGAGATCGTGTCTTCGGTGCAGCGCGTCACCGACATCATGGGCGAGATCTCCGCCGCCTCGCAGGAACAGTACGCCGGCATCGAGCAGGTCAACCAGACCGTCACCCAGATGGACGAGGCCACGCAACAGAATGCTGCGCTAGTGGAAGAGGCCACCGCCGCGGCGCGCGCGATGGAAGAACAGGCCGGCCAGCTCACCCAGGCCGTGGCCGTGTTCAAGCTCGACAACGCGGCCGTCTCCACGCCGGTAGTGGCCAGGCCCAGCCTCGCGGTCGCTGCGCCAAGGGCGAAAGCCAAGAACGAGCCGACAAAGCGCAGCAACGTGCCGATCCGCGCGCTGCCAGGCAAGCCGGCGAGCGCCAACGACACGCAGTGGCACGAGTTCTGA
- a CDS encoding methyl-accepting chemotaxis protein — MKTKNLPLSAQLAIGFGAVVLVLLIVGAIGLRSQFKLNDAVAINEHTFKVLATGELMQANVLNVQTSTRGYLLSNNKDYLQPFALGQAGFDKSFAEAKRLTADNPRQQARLAQLQAEYQELLQSEQQIIALRAAPNSQDQVLSAFGEGRDRAAMGKIRSLLGAFADEENGLLVKRSEQLAAVRAQGTWSVLLGSLVAILVAVGMGLLIRQQMVKRLGQAISVADAIASGKLDNHIDTQSRDETGRLLASMGIMQTQLRAVLAAQTEMAQRHDAGQISYRMDESAFPGDYGRMVRDSNGLVAAHIAVKMRLIQIMGRYAIGDFSEDMDRLPGEKAVLSTTMDTVKQNLGAMNREIGQLADAAAAGDFSVRGDAQRFQHDFRAMVDSLNQLMTTADGNLDALSTMLQSIAAGDLTARMHGDFSGVFARMRDDANATSEQLASIVGGIQTAALSINAAASEIAAGNDDLSRRTEQQAASLEETAASMEELTSTVKQNAEHARQANQLAVGAAAVAAQGGDVVGQVVTTMSGIEASSKKIADIISVIDGIAFQTNILALNAAVEAARAGEQGRGFAVVASEVRTLAQRSAGAAKEIKSLIDDSVNQVSNGSVLVRQAGQTMTEIVSSVQRVTDIMGEISAASQEQYAGIEQVNQTVNQMDETTQQNAALVEEASAAARAMEEQAGQLSGAVAVFKIEAANDAVAPARPVLRSAAATRPPLRQAPRPRALAAVGTATEWQEF, encoded by the coding sequence ATGAAGACCAAGAATTTGCCCCTGTCGGCCCAACTCGCCATCGGCTTCGGCGCCGTCGTGCTGGTGCTGCTCATCGTTGGCGCGATCGGGCTGCGCAGCCAGTTCAAGCTCAACGACGCTGTCGCGATCAACGAGCACACCTTCAAGGTGCTGGCCACGGGCGAACTGATGCAGGCCAATGTACTGAACGTGCAGACAAGCACCCGCGGCTATCTGCTCTCGAACAACAAGGATTATCTGCAGCCCTTCGCTCTCGGCCAGGCCGGCTTCGACAAGAGCTTCGCCGAGGCCAAGCGCCTGACCGCGGACAATCCGCGGCAGCAGGCGCGCCTGGCGCAGCTGCAGGCCGAGTATCAGGAACTGCTGCAGAGCGAACAGCAGATCATCGCCCTGCGTGCGGCGCCCAACAGCCAGGATCAGGTGCTTTCCGCATTCGGCGAAGGCCGCGACCGCGCCGCGATGGGCAAGATCCGCTCGCTGCTCGGCGCATTCGCCGACGAGGAAAACGGCTTGCTGGTCAAGCGCAGCGAACAGTTGGCCGCGGTGCGCGCGCAGGGCACTTGGTCGGTGCTGCTCGGCAGCCTGGTCGCGATCCTGGTCGCCGTGGGCATGGGCCTGCTGATCCGCCAGCAGATGGTCAAGCGCCTGGGCCAGGCCATCTCGGTCGCCGATGCCATCGCCTCGGGCAAGCTGGACAACCACATCGATACCCAATCGCGCGACGAAACCGGGCGCTTGCTGGCCAGCATGGGCATCATGCAGACCCAGTTGCGCGCAGTGCTCGCCGCGCAGACCGAGATGGCGCAGCGCCACGACGCCGGCCAGATCAGCTATCGCATGGACGAGAGCGCCTTCCCCGGCGACTACGGACGCATGGTCCGCGACAGCAACGGCCTGGTCGCTGCGCATATCGCGGTGAAGATGCGCCTGATCCAGATCATGGGCCGCTATGCGATCGGCGACTTCAGCGAGGACATGGACCGCCTGCCCGGCGAGAAGGCCGTGCTGAGCACGACGATGGACACGGTCAAGCAGAACCTGGGCGCGATGAACCGAGAGATCGGCCAGCTCGCCGATGCCGCGGCGGCCGGCGACTTCAGCGTGCGCGGCGATGCGCAGCGTTTCCAGCACGACTTCCGCGCCATGGTCGACAGCCTCAACCAGCTGATGACCACCGCCGACGGCAACCTCGACGCACTGTCCACGATGCTGCAGTCCATCGCCGCCGGCGACCTCACCGCACGCATGCACGGCGACTTCAGCGGTGTATTCGCCAGGATGCGCGACGACGCCAACGCCACCTCCGAACAGCTGGCCAGCATCGTCGGTGGCATCCAGACCGCCGCGCTCAGCATCAATGCCGCGGCCAGCGAGATCGCCGCCGGCAACGACGATCTGTCGCGGCGCACCGAGCAGCAGGCCGCCAGCCTGGAAGAGACCGCCGCCTCGATGGAAGAGCTGACCTCCACGGTCAAGCAGAATGCCGAGCATGCGCGCCAGGCCAATCAGCTCGCGGTCGGTGCGGCCGCGGTCGCGGCGCAAGGCGGCGACGTGGTCGGTCAGGTGGTGACCACGATGAGCGGGATCGAGGCGTCGTCGAAGAAAATCGCCGACATCATCAGCGTCATCGACGGCATTGCCTTCCAGACCAATATCCTGGCCTTGAATGCGGCGGTGGAAGCGGCGCGCGCCGGCGAACAGGGCCGCGGCTTCGCCGTGGTCGCCAGCGAAGTGCGCACCCTCGCCCAACGCTCGGCCGGTGCCGCCAAGGAGATCAAGAGCCTGATCGACGACTCGGTCAACCAGGTGTCCAACGGCTCGGTACTGGTGCGCCAGGCCGGCCAGACCATGACCGAGATCGTGTCCTCGGTGCAGCGCGTCACCGACATCATGGGCGAGATCTCCGCCGCCTCGCAGGAACAGTACGCCGGCATCGAGCAGGTCAACCAGACCGTCAATCAGATGGACGAAACCACCCAGCAGAACGCCGCCCTGGTCGAGGAAGCCAGCGCCGCCGCCCGGGCGATGGAAGAACAGGCCGGCCAGCTCAGCGGCGCCGTGGCGGTGTTCAAGATCGAGGCCGCCAACGACGCCGTCGCTCCGGCCCGGCCGGTCCTGCGCAGCGCAGCGGCCACGCGTCCGCCGCTGCGCCAGGCGCCGCGGCCGCGTGCGCTGGCCGCGGTGGGCACGGCGACCGAATGGCAGGAGTTCTGA
- a CDS encoding methyl-accepting chemotaxis protein: MTAFLQRYSVGNRLSTAFGILILISGMLVAAGLFAMSGARKQLDGIVNSNIQKINLSNSMLDANSAILIALGTYAAQIGESEAEKSLALILAERKHYNEEREKLYAMPTNDAGKILRAEIDALLQVARPLNDEVMTLIGAGDYPQAQKVFHEKSRPAMLAWQAKIRQNVILQNQLSQQAYATAIGHTERGRAMLIGGGIAAGLVSSLLAWLITRSLTQPLNRATRAAEAIADGRLDNNVRTEARDEPGRLLNAMDKMQTQLQRFSSETALMIELHADKDMAHRMPLDFPGVYGDLSKGINTMMFEHLDAIVDAIAVLNEYANGDLRRDARRLPGSRAVLHQSMDAAKASLLAINTEIKRLAAAAAAGDFTARGDAEHFQHDFQAMVQGLNAMMEVSDHTLGKLSQLLQAIAAGDLTARMDGEFHGVFARMRDDANATADQLTGIVGRIQTAAVSINAAATEIAAGNDDLSRRTEQQAASLEETAASMEELTSTVKQNAEHARQANQLAVGAAAVASQGGDVVGQVVTTMSGIETSSKRIADIISVIDGIAFQTNILALNAAVEAARAGEQGRGFAVVASEVRTLAQRSAGAAKEIKSLIDESVTRVSEGSTLVRQAGQTMTEIVSSVQRVTDIMGEISAASQEQYAGIEQVNQTVTQMDEATQQNAALVEEATAAARSMEDQAGQLTAAVAVFKIEAANAASANRAALRSQPAQPAQLRQA; the protein is encoded by the coding sequence ATGACCGCATTCCTGCAGCGCTATAGCGTCGGCAATCGACTCTCCACCGCGTTCGGCATCCTGATCCTGATTTCCGGGATGCTGGTTGCCGCCGGCCTGTTCGCGATGTCCGGTGCGCGCAAGCAACTGGATGGCATCGTCAATTCGAACATCCAGAAAATCAACTTGTCCAACAGCATGCTCGATGCGAATTCCGCCATCCTGATCGCGCTGGGCACTTACGCAGCACAGATCGGCGAAAGCGAAGCCGAAAAGTCGCTTGCGCTCATTCTCGCCGAACGCAAGCACTACAACGAAGAGCGCGAAAAGCTCTACGCCATGCCGACCAACGACGCCGGCAAAATCCTGCGTGCCGAAATCGATGCGCTGCTGCAGGTCGCGCGACCGTTGAACGACGAGGTGATGACACTGATCGGAGCAGGCGACTATCCGCAGGCGCAAAAGGTGTTCCACGAGAAATCGCGTCCCGCCATGCTCGCCTGGCAGGCCAAGATCCGGCAAAACGTCATCTTGCAGAACCAACTCAGCCAGCAAGCCTATGCCACCGCGATCGGCCACACCGAGCGCGGCCGCGCGATGCTGATCGGCGGCGGCATCGCCGCGGGGCTGGTCAGCAGCCTGCTGGCCTGGCTGATCACCCGCAGCCTGACCCAGCCGCTGAACCGCGCCACCCGCGCCGCCGAGGCGATCGCCGACGGCCGCCTGGACAACAACGTGCGCACCGAGGCGCGCGACGAACCAGGTCGCCTGCTCAATGCGATGGACAAGATGCAGACGCAGTTGCAGCGCTTCTCCAGCGAGACCGCGCTGATGATCGAACTGCATGCCGACAAGGACATGGCCCATCGCATGCCGCTGGATTTCCCCGGCGTGTACGGCGACCTGAGCAAGGGCATCAACACCATGATGTTCGAGCACCTGGACGCCATCGTCGATGCGATCGCGGTGCTCAACGAATACGCCAACGGCGACCTGCGCCGCGACGCCCGACGCCTGCCCGGCAGCCGCGCGGTGCTGCACCAATCGATGGACGCAGCCAAGGCCAGCCTGTTGGCGATCAACACCGAGATCAAGCGCCTGGCCGCCGCCGCAGCCGCCGGCGACTTCACTGCGCGTGGCGATGCCGAGCACTTCCAGCACGACTTCCAGGCGATGGTGCAAGGCCTCAACGCGATGATGGAGGTCAGCGACCACACCCTCGGCAAGCTGTCGCAGCTGCTGCAGGCCATCGCCGCCGGCGACCTGACCGCACGCATGGATGGCGAGTTCCATGGCGTGTTCGCCAGGATGCGCGACGACGCCAACGCCACCGCCGACCAGTTGACCGGCATCGTCGGCCGCATCCAGACCGCGGCGGTCAGCATCAATGCTGCGGCCACCGAGATCGCCGCCGGCAACGACGACCTGTCGCGGCGCACCGAGCAGCAGGCCGCCAGCCTGGAAGAAACCGCCGCCTCGATGGAAGAATTGACCTCCACCGTCAAGCAAAACGCAGAGCATGCGCGGCAAGCCAATCAGCTTGCGGTCGGTGCTGCCGCGGTCGCCTCGCAAGGTGGCGATGTGGTCGGCCAGGTGGTGACCACGATGAGCGGCATCGAGACCTCCTCGAAGAGGATCGCCGACATCATCAGCGTCATCGATGGCATCGCGTTCCAGACCAACATCCTGGCGTTGAATGCGGCGGTGGAAGCGGCGCGTGCCGGCGAACAGGGCCGCGGTTTCGCGGTGGTCGCCAGCGAAGTGCGCACCCTCGCCCAGCGTTCGGCCGGTGCGGCCAAGGAGATCAAGAGCCTGATCGACGAATCGGTGACCCGCGTCAGCGAAGGCTCGACGCTGGTGCGCCAGGCGGGCCAGACCATGACCGAGATCGTGTCCTCGGTGCAGCGTGTCACCGACATCATGGGCGAGATCTCCGCTGCCTCGCAGGAGCAGTACGCCGGCATCGAACAGGTCAACCAGACCGTCACCCAGATGGACGAAGCGACGCAGCAGAATGCGGCGCTGGTGGAAGAAGCCACCGCGGCAGCGCGCTCGATGGAAGACCAGGCCGGCCAGCTCACCGCAGCCGTGGCCGTGTTCAAGATCGAGGCGGCCAACGCGGCGTCTGCAAACCGCGCCGCCCTGCGCAGCCAGCCGGCACAGCCGGCGCAGTTGCGTCAGGCATAA